Proteins encoded by one window of Anoplopoma fimbria isolate UVic2021 breed Golden Eagle Sablefish chromosome 23, Afim_UVic_2022, whole genome shotgun sequence:
- the ndufb2 gene encoding NADH dehydrogenase [ubiquinone] 1 beta subcomplex subunit 2, mitochondrial: protein MSSFGRALGVLRTGTQLLRRGTQKITSRKASDGPHIEPQYRQYPQITKNQKFQSELLSGAMWFWILWHSWHDPDAVFGHFPWPDASAWTDEELGIPADDEE, encoded by the exons ATGTCTTCTTTTGGACGGGCGTTGGGAGTCCTCCGGACGGGAACTCAGCTCCTCAGACGCGGGACGCAAAAGATAACGAGCAGAAA GGCCAGTGATGGACCGCACATCGAGCCCCAGTACAGGCAGTACCCCCAGATAACCAAGAACCAGAAGTTCCAGTCGGAGCTCCTGAGCGGTGCCATGTGGTTCTGGATCCTTTGGCACTCCTGGCACGACCCTGATGCAGTTTTT GGTCACTTCCCCTGGCCTGATGCCTCTGCATGGACGGATGAGGAGCTTGGAATCCCAGCAGATGACGAGGAATAA